A region from the Rhodamnia argentea isolate NSW1041297 chromosome 7, ASM2092103v1, whole genome shotgun sequence genome encodes:
- the LOC115734883 gene encoding uncharacterized protein LOC115734883, with the protein MSTSKPPTDSANIHITTTKLNGAPNYLLWARAVEVYINAKGKLNYLTTEPPDANAKEYGDWMTKNNTVLVWLWNSMEPSIAANVMFHTTTKGEWDDLMQGNSQDKNMSRVYELYEKIFNFKQGDNSLGEYYSALKGMWEELNLYQPITTDLERLKTQRTEFQVAKFLSGLNADLQPVKSQLLAGEKVPSMNGAFGRIQRIVPPSSTSSKDNYALVASSGTRGHGGFSHRGHGLGGGHGGGRSGQSFD; encoded by the coding sequence ATGAGTACCAGTAAGCCTCCTACGGACAGTGCTAATATTCATATTACCACTACTAAATTAAATGGGGCCCCTAATTACTTGCTATGGGCTCGAGCAGTCGAAGTTTACATTAATGCCAAAGGGAAACTCAATTATCTTACGACTGAACCCCCCGATGCTAATGCCAAAGAATATGGTGACTGGATGACAAAGAATAACACAGTTTTGGTGTGGTTATGGAATAGCATGGAACCATCTATTGCTGCTAATGTGATGTTCCACACAACTACCAAGGGAGAGTGGGATGATCTTATGCAGGGCAACTCACAAGACAAAAACATGTCTAGAGTTTATGAATTATACGAGAAgatctttaattttaaacaaGGGGACAACTCTCTTGGAGAGTATTACAGTGCTTTGAAAGGCATGTGGGAAGAACTCAATCTTTATCAACCCATCACTACTGATCTTGAGAGACTAAAGACACAGCGAACTGAATTTCAAGTGGCCAAGTTTTTATCTGGGTTGAATGCTGACTTGCAGCCTGTTAAGAGCCAGCTTCTTGCTGGAGAGAAAGTTCCTTCTATGAATGGAGCTTTTGGCCGAATTCAGCGCATTGTCCCTCCATCTTCTACATCATCTAAAGACAATTATGCACTTGTGGCTAGTAGTGGTACTCGTGGTCATGGTGGATTTTCTCATAGAGGCCATGGTTTAGGGGGAGGCCATGGTGGTGGACGTAGTGGACAGAGTTTTGATTGA